The following nucleotide sequence is from Alkalinema sp. FACHB-956.
AATCCAGGTAAATAGTCCCTATGCCTCAGCCCGTGACCCCGATCTAATTGTGCATTCAGAGGCTTCAGCACGGGCGATCGAAGGTCGGAAAGAATCCTGTTTGTTTCTCGGAGATCCTAATCCCTTGCTAGTAGTTGAAGGGGTTTCCCCTGGAAGCGAATCCAGTGATAACTATCAACGGGACTATGTGCAGAAAACGACTGAGTACGCCGCACGGGGTATCCCTGAATATTGGATTGTGGATCCCGATCGAGCTGTAGTGTCGATCAGGACGTTGACGGACGAGGCGTACCAGTTTCAACCATTTGAGGGCAATTCCTCGATCGCCTCTCCTTCCTTCCCCAACTTGCAGGTAACCGCAGCGCAGGTGCTGCAAGCGGGGAGAAACGGGTAGAGGGGACGGGGAAGCACTGGGAAGAGCGCTAGAATAGACTCTGCTTTGTGGATCAGTTGTTTTGATCCACTCCACTAGAGGACGCTATTCAGAATTTATGCTGCCACGTGAGGATTTGCTCAAAGGGGTTGAGAACCGTGAAACCGTTGCCCAAGTCATCGATCGGGCCGAACAGGCCATCAAAACTTGGGAAGTGGTGCAGACTGACTTTTTAGCCCCTCCCGAACTGGCAGAAGTTCAACAAATTTTCAGCCGCTTAACGGATATTCATCTGCTGACCTGGGGGGGCTATCCCCAAGCCGAACGGCAACGGGTTGCGATCGCGCGATCGGAAATTCCTCTGGATCAAGACACCACTGTTGAGCTAACGGCCTTGGAAATTGCTGGCAACTTCCTGTTTGATACCGCCACCCACCGGGACTTTTTGGGGGCTTTGCTGGGAACCGGAATTGTCCGAGATAAAGTGGGCGACATTATTGTTTTGGGCGATCGGGGGGCGCAGGCGATCGTTGTGCCGGAACTCGCCGACTTTCTAACAATGCAGCTCACCCAGGTGCGATCGGTGCCCGTGAAAACTCGCCCCGTCCCCTTAACTGAGCTGAAAATTCGAGAACCTAAAAAGAAAGAACTAACCACCGTGGAAGCCTCCATGCGTCTCGACGCGATCGCCTCTGCTGGGTTTGGCATGTCCCGGAGTAAAATGGCTGACTTGATTACGTCTGGGGATGTCCGCGTCAATTGGAAAGAAATCAGCTCGACCAGCCACCCTGTCAAATCCGGTGACTTAATTGCCGTGCGGGGCAAAGGGCGAGTGGAGGTGGGTGAAGTCGCAATCACCAAGAAAGATCGCTATCGAGTCAACCTGACTCGCTTCGTATAGCTTGAGCCCAGTCCTGAAAGCTAATTCCTGAAAGCTAAATGTCATGTTTCGCTTAGTCCGCTGCAAGAGAATTTTCTGCTTTGAGGCACTCTCCCCCCAATTTCTTACGAAAGATTAAGCACGCGCAGGATTGCTCTTTCTTTCTACTTTTAGACCTTATCAATAGGGCTAGGCAGGTTCATCAGGGAGAAAATCTATCCTGACAAGGTTTGTATCTTGTGTAACTTACATACACATATTGTTACGGAGCTATTACAGGGCCATTTACGTAAATAATCCAGCCTATCACTGATTGTCTCGAAGGAGCCTTGGGTACAATTTCCGAAGGGGGGCTTATCCCAAGTCTTGTCGCATTGCATCAAAAAAATTGCCATTTCCATCCCTTGGCAATGACTCAGGTTGCATGATTACCGCGTATTCCAGTCCTTCAATTCGCCTCCTTGCTGATCTGCCATGCCTCGAATCTTGTTAGTGGAAGACAATGAAGTCAACCGAGAAATGCTATCTCGGCGGTTGTTGCGGCGCGGGTTTGAGGTGTTGATTGCAGTGGATGGCAAAGTAGGGGTTACGGCAGCCATTGAAGCAAAACCTGACCTGATCTTGATGGATATGAGCTTGCCCATTCTGGACGGATGGGAAGCGACCCGACAAATCAAAAATCACCCTGATACCCAACATATTCCAGTCATTGCTCTGACCGCCCATGCCATGGTGGGCGATCGGGAGCGATGTCTAGAAGCAGGATGCGACGAGTACGATACCAAACCGATCGATTTTTCTCGCCTGCTTTCCAAAATTAGTACCTTTCTCGGAAACGACGTGGTGCCATGAAGCCTATCCGCCTCTCTTCTAAATCCCCCAGTCTGAGCCTACGTCGCAAAACTCTGGGAATGATTGGGATCACGTTAGTAGGACTCAATGTCACCCTGTTTTTAATTTTTTCAAGCTTGTTACTGCGCAACGCACAACAGGCAGATCATCGGCAAGCTCAGCATGATATTGAGATCGCCAGCCAATTTGTGGATCACACCCTCGAGGAGATCAGCGATCGCTTTAGCGATTGGTCGTCTTGGGATGATACCTATAACTACATGCAAACCCGTGATCCAGGGTTTATTGAGTCGAATTTGATTGACTCTCAGCTTGCCTTGCTGGATGTAAATCTGATTGCCTTTTTTAGTCCCACTGGAGAGTTGGTTTTTGGGACGATGTACGATTCGAAAAAGGCACGTTCAGAACCCATTCCGCCGGAAATCCTCAAAGCTTTAACTCCAACCAGCCCCATTCTGAAGCCCCCATCCCAGCAAGAAGATTTAACCGGATTAATTCAAGCTCCCGAGGGAGCGATGCTGCTGGCATCCCGTCCCATCCTCAATAGCAAACGCCAAGGCCCTGTGCGGGGGCGTATGGTCATCGGGAAGTATTTCCACAACAGTCATTTTCTCGCATACTCAAAAATGTTGCGTCTGCCCCTCCAATCACACTCTATTGTGAATGGTGAATTTCCCAAGGAACTTAAGCATATTCAGTTCAAACCACAGGATCCCGTCACAGTGGATGTGCACGAGGCATCGTCGAAAATCATCCATGCCCATACTGTTCTCAAAGACTTTTTTGGCAATCCTGTCTTGGCCTTAACCCTGGATAATCCTCGATCGGCTTACCAACAAGGTTGGCAGACGCTCTACTCACTGATGGGCCTCAGTATCCTCGTGGGCTTGGTTTTTGGTGGAATGACGGTTTTAAATTTAGAAAAGTTGGTGCTGGCTCGGCTCAGTCGCTTAAACAAAGAAGTCAAAAATATTAGTCAATTACGACGGCTAGAT
It contains:
- a CDS encoding photosystem II S4 domain protein → MLPREDLLKGVENRETVAQVIDRAEQAIKTWEVVQTDFLAPPELAEVQQIFSRLTDIHLLTWGGYPQAERQRVAIARSEIPLDQDTTVELTALEIAGNFLFDTATHRDFLGALLGTGIVRDKVGDIIVLGDRGAQAIVVPELADFLTMQLTQVRSVPVKTRPVPLTELKIREPKKKELTTVEASMRLDAIASAGFGMSRSKMADLITSGDVRVNWKEISSTSHPVKSGDLIAVRGKGRVEVGEVAITKKDRYRVNLTRFV
- a CDS encoding response regulator; this encodes MPRILLVEDNEVNREMLSRRLLRRGFEVLIAVDGKVGVTAAIEAKPDLILMDMSLPILDGWEATRQIKNHPDTQHIPVIALTAHAMVGDRERCLEAGCDEYDTKPIDFSRLLSKISTFLGNDVVP
- a CDS encoding Uma2 family endonuclease; the encoded protein is MAIATQRRLTLEEYLTYDDGTETRYELVDGVLVEMETESTINTRIAVFLIQTFLLLGLEVALLGIKQKIQVNSPYASARDPDLIVHSEASARAIEGRKESCLFLGDPNPLLVVEGVSPGSESSDNYQRDYVQKTTEYAARGIPEYWIVDPDRAVVSIRTLTDEAYQFQPFEGNSSIASPSFPNLQVTAAQVLQAGRNG